From one Pedobacter faecalis genomic stretch:
- a CDS encoding polysaccharide deacetylase family protein: MKHKLLMLLAATAILTAGCQSKSQTSSGAAQEQTAEGEAKQDSVATPAGTDQPNAANIDIEKIKVADPATILARKQVPILCYHQVRNWRPTDGKVGKDYIVEVQNFKDQIKMLADSGYQSILPDQLYAYLNTGAPLPEKPIMFTFDDTDLDQFTVAAPTLKKYGFKAVYFIMTVTIGKKGKFVHYMDSDQIKQLSDEGNVIGSHTYDHKNFKKYAGKDWEEQLDKPTKRLEEITGKKIYTFAYPFGLWNAEGIPELKKRGFKMAFSLADKRDQKDPLFTIRRIIASGYWSPKTLHNSIKNSF, from the coding sequence ATGAAACACAAACTTTTAATGCTGCTTGCGGCAACTGCAATCTTAACTGCGGGATGCCAGTCTAAATCTCAAACCAGCTCCGGGGCCGCTCAGGAACAGACTGCTGAAGGGGAAGCAAAACAAGATTCTGTTGCGACGCCGGCGGGTACTGACCAACCTAACGCAGCCAATATTGATATAGAAAAAATTAAGGTTGCAGACCCGGCGACCATCCTCGCGCGCAAACAGGTGCCCATTTTATGTTACCACCAGGTACGTAACTGGCGGCCTACCGACGGCAAGGTTGGAAAGGATTATATCGTTGAGGTGCAGAACTTCAAAGATCAGATCAAGATGCTGGCCGACAGCGGGTACCAGTCTATCCTTCCCGATCAGTTGTATGCCTACCTAAATACCGGTGCGCCCCTGCCTGAAAAGCCGATCATGTTTACGTTTGATGATACCGACCTGGATCAGTTTACCGTGGCTGCACCAACACTAAAGAAATATGGCTTTAAGGCGGTGTATTTCATCATGACGGTAACCATAGGCAAGAAAGGGAAGTTTGTGCACTATATGGACAGCGATCAGATCAAGCAATTGTCGGACGAGGGCAATGTGATCGGCAGCCATACCTACGACCATAAGAACTTCAAGAAATATGCGGGTAAGGACTGGGAGGAACAGTTGGACAAGCCAACCAAGCGCCTGGAAGAGATCACCGGCAAGAAAATTTACACCTTCGCCTATCCTTTCGGACTGTGGAATGCGGAAGGTATTCCGGAGCTGAAGAAACGTGGATTTAAGATGGCTTTCTCACTGGCTGATAAACGCGACCAGAAGGATCCGTTGTTCACCATCAGAAGGATCATCGCCAGCGGTTACTGGAGCCCTAAAACCCTGCACAACAGCATTAAGAACAGCTTTTAA
- a CDS encoding 3-oxoacyl-ACP synthase — MGGGIMEQAEIIKQAAYQACLDFVAQRIETARTALNQARESSNDDTKSSAGDKYETSREMMQQEIDRNKRLLMDAEEQQRILSSLTPGPAAAEAVRHGSLVETSNGLFYISISAGQLNAAGHSIFAVSPVSPIGAALMQKKPGDHLAFNGRSYEIKSCS, encoded by the coding sequence ATGGGTGGAGGAATAATGGAACAGGCAGAGATCATAAAACAAGCGGCTTATCAGGCCTGCCTGGATTTTGTTGCGCAAAGGATCGAAACTGCGCGAACGGCGCTTAACCAGGCCCGTGAATCGAGCAACGACGATACCAAGAGCAGCGCGGGCGATAAATATGAGACCAGCCGCGAAATGATGCAGCAGGAAATTGACCGCAACAAGCGCCTGCTTATGGATGCAGAAGAACAGCAGCGCATCCTTTCGTCGCTAACGCCGGGCCCGGCTGCAGCAGAGGCCGTCAGGCATGGCAGTTTGGTAGAAACCAGTAACGGTCTGTTTTACATCAGCATCAGTGCAGGTCAGCTTAACGCTGCGGGGCATAGCATCTTCGCCGTGTCACCGGTATCGCCCATTGGCGCCGCGCTGATGCAAAAAAAGCCAGGCGATCACCTGGCTTTCAATGGCAGAAGCTACGAAATTAAAAGCTGTTCTTAA
- a CDS encoding nitroreductase family protein, translating into MKTEIEVVSDVIRRRRSIFPVSYTREEVPAEVIQQILESANYAPTHKLTEPWRFTVYRKEGKARLGEEMARLYRETTPAHQFLQKKYDSITEKADQASAIIALNLQLHSDKVPEWEELAALACAVQNMALTAEALKVGGYWSSPGTIEQLRDFLSLGANEKCYGLFYLGYHNEPERTAARRPIAEKITWVEE; encoded by the coding sequence ATGAAAACTGAAATAGAAGTTGTTTCCGACGTGATCAGACGTCGCAGAAGCATTTTTCCGGTGAGTTATACCAGGGAAGAAGTACCCGCAGAGGTAATTCAACAGATCCTGGAAAGCGCCAATTATGCGCCAACACACAAACTTACAGAGCCCTGGCGGTTCACCGTTTACCGCAAAGAAGGGAAAGCCCGTCTGGGCGAAGAGATGGCCCGGCTTTATCGTGAAACCACGCCCGCACATCAGTTTCTGCAGAAAAAGTACGACAGCATTACCGAGAAGGCAGACCAGGCCAGTGCCATCATTGCGCTCAACCTGCAACTGCATTCCGATAAAGTACCTGAGTGGGAAGAGCTGGCAGCGCTTGCCTGTGCGGTACAAAATATGGCGCTTACTGCCGAAGCCCTGAAAGTAGGGGGGTATTGGAGTTCGCCGGGTACCATCGAACAACTGCGCGATTTCCTTAGCCTCGGTGCTAACGAAAAGTGCTACGGTCTGTTTTACCTGGGCTATCATAACGAACCGGAAAGAACAGCCGCGCGGAGACCGATCGCCGAAAAAATCACATGGGTGGAGGAATAA